A genomic segment from Spinacia oleracea cultivar Varoflay chromosome 3, BTI_SOV_V1, whole genome shotgun sequence encodes:
- the LOC130469697 gene encoding uncharacterized protein — protein sequence MDLLGPYTTTPGGLRYVIVAVDYFTKWVEAEALKNTKAQDVRAFIWKNIITRFGVPQSIVFDNGPQFKTPKLESWLADHGITTCFASVGRPQANGQKLDEAKGLWADELPNVLWSIQTTAKNSTGETPFLLAYGAEAVLPIEMCDPTLRVMLFNEDANWEMMKAALDFLPETRGNAALRQQLYKLRMTREHNKRVSRRNLKVGDFVLRKMKAVGRANEQGKSPLPGKDHTRSTRKFETEPIGSKTCRDVRFCAPGMRTT from the exons ATGGACCTATTAGGTCCTTATACGACGACCCCAGGAGGACTGCGCTATGTGATAGTTGccgtcgactatttcaccaaatgggtagaagcCGAAGCCCTGAAAAACACTAAGGCACAAGACGTGAGAGCTTTCATCTGGAAAAATATCATTACAAGATTTGGCGTGCCTCAGTCTATTGTCTTTGAcaatgggccacaattcaagacaCCCAAGTTGGAAAGCTGGTTGGCTGATCATGGCATCACgacatgttttgcatcagtaggcCGCCCTCAAGCAAACGGACAG aaacttgatgaagccaaagggTTGTGGGCtgacgagttacccaatgtctTGTGGTCCATACAAACAACGGCAAAAAATTCAACAGGAGAAACACCGTTCTTATTAGCATATGGAGCTGAGGCCGTCCTACCAATTGAAATGTGTGACCCTACTCTACGCGTCATGTTATTTAATGAagatgccaattgggaaatgatgaaagcGGCCTTGGATTTCTTGCCTGAAACCAGAGGGAACGCGGCTCTGCGCCAGCAACTATACAAACTTCGAATGACTAGGGAGCACAACAAAAGGGTCTCTAGAAGAAACTTaaaagttggagattttgtgctAAGGAAGATGAAAGCTGTTggacgcgccaatgaacaagggaaatCACCCCtacctgggaaggaccatacgaGATCTACGAGGAAGTTCGAGACGGAACCTATcggatccaagacatgcagggacgtccgATTTTGCGCACCTGGAATGCGGACAACCTga